GACATGGAATCCGGGCGCATCGCGGTTCGTTCCTTTCCTTCAAAAATGTGGTAAGCCGCCAAGGCAGCACCAATGGCACCACCAGCATCTCCAGCCGCGGGCTGAATGTAAACCTCGTCAAATAGACCAAGATCAATCAGCTTTCCGTTGGCCACACTATTCAAGGCTACTCCGCCAGCGAGGCAAATATTACGGCAACCTGTTTTCTCCTTGGCAGTCTTCGCCATCTTGACAAAAATGTCTTCGGTTACCTGTTGAATGGCCAGTGCCATATCGCAGTGCTCACTCAACATTTCATCATTCGCTTCACGTTTTTTCAGTCCGAAAAGTTTTTGCCATTTCTCGTCCTTCACCATGCGAAGACCCGTGGCGTAGTTGAAATAGTGCTGATCAAGCCAAATGGAGCCGTCATCATAAACAGTTACCAAATAGTCAGTAATGAGTTTTCGATACTTTGCGGTTCGTTCCCCTTCAGGATTTCCGTAAGGCGCCAATCCCATCAGCTTGTACTCGCCTTTGTTGACTTCAAACCCCAAATAATAGGTGAAAGCAGAATACAGCAAACCCACGGAATGTGGGAAATTCATGGTAGCGAACATCTCGATGTCTTTTCCCGAACCCTTGCCAATGCTGGCCGTACTCCATTCACCAACTCCATCAATGGTCAGAATAGCAGCATCTTCAAATGGCGAAGGATAAAACGCGGAAGCCGCATGCGAAAGATGATGGTCCGGAAAACGGATCGGAATCTTCTTGGCCTCTTTCGAGTCAGAAATCTCTTTCAACCCATTTCTGATCTCGTGCTTATGAAACAGCTTTTCGCGAAGCCAAACTGGAACGGCTTTGTGGAATGAGATAAATCCGCTTGGCGCGAAGGCATAATAGGTTTCCAGCAAGCGCTCGAATTTGAGTAACGGTTTGTCGTAGAAGGCAATCGAATCCACGTCTTCCAACTTGATGTTGGCGAATTCTAAACAGAAACGAACGGAATTGACAGGAAACGAAGCGTCCTGCTTCTTACGCGTAAAACGCTCTTCTTGTGCTGCGGCAA
The nucleotide sequence above comes from Flavobacteriales bacterium. Encoded proteins:
- a CDS encoding carbamoyltransferase — its product is MTILGISAFYHDSAAALIVDGKIIAAAQEERFTRKKQDASFPVNSVRFCLEFANIKLEDVDSIAFYDKPLLKFERLLETYYAFAPSGFISFHKAVPVWLREKLFHKHEIRNGLKEISDSKEAKKIPIRFPDHHLSHAASAFYPSPFEDAAILTIDGVGEWSTASIGKGSGKDIEMFATMNFPHSVGLLYSAFTYYLGFEVNKGEYKLMGLAPYGNPEGERTAKYRKLITDYLVTVYDDGSIWLDQHYFNYATGLRMVKDEKWQKLFGLKKREANDEMLSEHCDMALAIQQVTEDIFVKMAKTAKEKTGCRNICLAGGVALNSVANGKLIDLGLFDEVYIQPAAGDAGGAIGAALAAYHIFEGKERTAMRPDSMSGSLLGTEYSDAEIELALNSKGIKFSKTAAENDLTEKVSELIVSGNVIGWFQGRMEFGPRALGCRSILADARSPEMQKKVNLKIKYRESFRPFAPILLEEDLQRYFDVELPSPYMLQVHKWKDEWHNELPANYSALSWKEKLDLVRSEFASVAHVDMSGRIQTVSKDTNPLMHQLLSKMKEKTGHGITINTSFNVNNEPIVCSPEDAINGFLNTEMDVLAIGPFIALKKDN